In Magnolia sinica isolate HGM2019 chromosome 12, MsV1, whole genome shotgun sequence, a single genomic region encodes these proteins:
- the LOC131220199 gene encoding cysteine-rich receptor-like protein kinase 15: MRFHILFPFHTKEEEMHIFQLSFFLLFLFNSLSHAEQFYNEFYYSNCSVADYTPNTTFETNLNTLLPILTFNAHFVTYFYTERGGNPNSAFGLFVCRGDVSFDTCNACVDQATQDIKQKCPNRREAVIWYDICMLRYSDHNFQSVYDPSINSLALMRRQQNVSDPRRFNQTLNGLLKNLSSKAAFSPSVRMLAMGEANFTASQKIYAVVQCTPDLSRSDCNTCLEAAISEIPVCCDGKDGAVIIGASCAMRYEVFPFYAAAPSAFRRPPSSTTDAASGHGGNQSKIIIFTSVASVLVLALFSCYVYCYRRRRKRPPKVQGHHALLNYSGPLVGLELMDSSMNGEETQDLPLIDLITIQAATNNFSDENKLGEGGFGPVYKGVLSNGKEIAVKRLSRSSGQGPKEFKNEVTLIAKLQHRNLVRLLYCCIEKGEKLLIYEFMPNTSLDVFLFNPIKRAQLGWERCQKIIGGIAKGLVYLHEDSRLRIIHRDLKASNVLLDHEMNPKISDFGMARFLGGNQSQINTNRVVGTYGYMAPEYAMGGRFSVKSDVYSFGILLLEIVSGKRNNSHHLPNHAQSLLTYAWELWCDGTTMRLIDPLLAQTCQTSEVLRWIHIGLLCVQQDAADRPTMSLVVLMLGSESMDLPQPTQPGFFVSRVVIESDQSSGSAKMGSMNEVTISTLQPR, translated from the exons ATGAGGTTCCATATTCTCTTCCCTTTCCATACTAAGGAAGAAGAGATGCATATTTTCCAactatctttctttcttctttttctcttcaaTTCCCTCTCTCATGCAGAGCAGTTCTACAATGAGTTCTACTACTCTAACTGCTCAGTGGCTGATTACACTCCTAATACAACCTTTGAAACAAATCTCAACACCCTTCTCCCCATTCTAACTTTCAACGCTCATTTTGTCACTTACTTTTACACTGAGAGGGGTGGAAATCCCAACTCCGCCTTCGGCCTCTTCGTTTGTAGAGGGGATGTTTCTTTTGACACCTGCAATGCCTGCGTCGACCAGGCGACTCAAGATATCAAACAGAAGTGTCCCAACAGGAGAGAAGCAGTCATATGGTATGATATCTGTATGCTGCGTTACTCAGATCATAACTTCCAATCCGTGTATGATCCATCAATCAATTCGTTAGCATTAATGCGGAGACAGCAAAATGTATCAGACCCACGACGATTTAACCAGACACTGAATGGTCTATTGAAAAATCTTTCTTCAAAGGCCGCATTTAGTCCTTCTGTTCGGATGTTGGCGATGGGAGAAGCTAATTTTACAGCATCTCAGAAGATATATGCGGTTGTACAGTGCACCCCTGATTTATCAAGAAGTGACTGCAACACATGCCTAGAAGCGGCTATTTCCGAGATTCCGGTGTGCTGCGACGGAAAGGATGGGGCTGTAATTATAGGGGCGAGTTGTGCTATGAGGTATGAGGTATTCCCTTTTTATGCTGCTGCACCGTCCGCCTTTCGTCGTCCTCCTTCGTCGACAACTGATGCTGCCTCCG GGCATGGAGGGAACCAATCAAAGATTATAATCTTCACTAGTGTAGCATCGGTTCTGGTGTTGGCTCTATTCAGTTGTTATGTTTACTGCTACCGACGGCGAAGGAAGAGGCCACCAAAAG TTCAG GGACACCATGCACTATTAAATTATTCGGGGCCTCTGGTTGGTTTGGAACTCATGGACTCAAGCATGAATGGTGAGGAAACACAAGATCTGCCGTTGATTGACTTAATTACAATACAAGCTGCTACGAACAACTTCTCTGATGAAAATAAGCTCGGAGAAGGTGGATTTGGTCCTGTATATAAG GGAGTGCTATCTAATGGGAAGGAAATTGCAGTTAAAAGGCTTTCAAGAAGTTCAGGGCAAGGTCCGAAGGAATTCAAGAATGAAGTCACGTTGATTGCCAAACTCCAACATAGGAACCTTGTGAGGCTCTTGTATTGTTGTATAGAGAAAGGAGAGAAACTGCTCATCTATGAATTCATGCCAAACACTAGCTTGGATGTCTTCCTCTTTA ATCCAATCAAGCGAGCTCAATTAGGCTGGGAAAGGTGTCAAAAAATTATAGGTGGAATTGCAAAGGGCCTTGTTTATCTCCACGAAGACTCAAGACTCAGAATCATTCACAGGGATTTAAAAGCTAGCAATGTTTTGTTGGACCATGAGATGAACCCAAAGATTTCCGACTTTGGAATGGCACGCTTTTTGGGAGGAAATCAAAGTCAGATCAATACCAACAGAGTCGTCGGAACATA CGGCTACATGGCACCAGAGTATGCAATGGGAGGGCGATTCTCTGTGAAATCTGATGTCTATAGCTTTGGAATTTTACTGCTAGAGATTGTAAGCGGAAAAAGGAACAATAGTCACCATCTTCCTAACCATGCTCAGAGCCTCCTGACTTAT GCATGGGAATTATGGTGTGATGGAACAACTATGAGGTTGATTGATCCTTTGTTAGCCCAGACATGTCAGACAAGTGAAGTGTTGAGATGGATCCACATTGGGCTACTGTGTGTTCAACAAGATGCGGCAGATAGGCCGACCATGTCCTTGGTCGTTCTCATGCTTGGAAGCGAATCTATGGATCTTCCACAACCTACACAACCAGGCTTTTTTGTCTCAAGAGTGGTCATTGAATCAGATCAATCTTCAGGAAGTGCCAAAATGGGCTCTATGAATGAGGTAACTATCTCTACTCTCCAACCCAGATGA